One stretch of Scophthalmus maximus strain ysfricsl-2021 chromosome 12, ASM2237912v1, whole genome shotgun sequence DNA includes these proteins:
- the chd3 gene encoding chromodomain-helicase-DNA-binding protein 3 isoform X10 has protein sequence MSSPLRRREEEDEGMVVRSEGGGFDEDDDGGGGDGDLDEDASDINSPAAPLETATPAAPVEEAELSDREVPCRKKGRPKKKKDAKKKDKEGKPAKTKKRKKIDSDVERDSDRERGHGENSDSVASDYGSGEKKKKKKHKERKEKKTKKKKKDDGDRDSSQEETTKQPTEQKNSAQLAKEWGLEDVDHTFTEEDYRELTNYKAFSQFMRPMIAKKNPKIPMSKMMTILGAKWREFSSNNPFKGNAAAVAAAAAAAAIAVAEQVSAATASPEPPPPQPLPPIRKAKTKEGKGPGYKKRSKSPRVPDKKKAQAKAKKMAPIRIKLSPIGAKRKKSCSSEDVDEDESEQEDSSVHSSSVRSDSSGRVKKNKRGRPAKKKKKIPGEEEGEGYETDHQDYCEVCQQGGEIILCDTCPRAYHLVCLEPELDKAPEGKWSCPHCEKEGIQWEAKDEEFEDFEEDSEDRVISEVAVGVPTGAEEEDDDHMEFCRVCKDGGELLCCDTCTSSYHIHCLNPPLPEIPNGEWLCPRCTCPPIKGRVQKILHWHWGEPPPPIPVPPAPDAPPDAPPPPPMKGRAEREFFVKLVAQSYWHCTWITELQLEIFHSVMYRNYQRKTDMDEPPSLDYGSGAEDENGVGKSEKRRAKDPEYAIMEDKYYKYGIKPEWMMIHRIINHSLDKKGMYHYLVKWRDLTYDQCTWERDDLDIPDFAIYKANYWRHRDAIMKEDPDKSRRMRSKNQEGEEESPVSPVTDPTIKYDEQPDFVTSTGGTLHLYQLEGLNWLRFSWAQGTDTILADEMGLGKTIQTIVFLYSLFKEGHTKGPFLVSAPLSTIINWEREFEMWAPDFYVVTYTGDKDSRAIIRENELSFDDTAVRGGKKAFKLRRDVPIKFHVLLTSYELVTIDQTALKSIDWACLVVDEAHRLKNNQSKFFRRLNDYKIDHKLLLTGTPLQNNLEELFHLLNFLTPNRFNNLDGFLEEFADISKEDQIKKLHDLLGPHMLRRLKADVFKNMPAKTELIVRVELSPMQKKYYKLILTKNFEALNSKGGGNQVSLLNIMMDLKKCCNHPYLFPVASMEAQKTPSGAYEGTALTKASGKLTLMQKMLRKLKEQGHRVLVFSQMTKMLDLLEDFLDYEGYKYERIDGGVTGALRQEAIDRFNAPGACQFCFLLSTRAGGLGINLATADTVVIFDSDWNPHNDIQAFSRAHRIGQANKVMIYRFVTRASVEERITQVAKRKMMLTHLVVRPGLGSKAGSMSKQELDDILKFGTEELFKDEGEGMKNNAGDKVEDEGNVIHYDSTAIERLLDRSQDATDDSDVQNMNEYLSSFKVAQYMVREEDKIEEIEREIIKQEENVDPDYWEKLLRHHYEQQQEDLASKLGKGKRNRKPVNYNDAAQEDQEWHADISDNQSEYSVGSEEEDEDFDDRPEGRRQSRRQLRNEKDKPLPPLLARVGGNLEVLGFNTRQRKAFLNAVMRWGMPSQDAFSSQWLVRDLRGKTEKEFKAYVSLFMRHLCEPVADGAETFADGVPREGLCRQPVLTRIGVMSLVKKKIQEFEHINGRWSLPELKPEVSVDKSSSRASSPAVKTATPTPEASYNNTPCTSTPATPAPVDKLEKNGKEGEKEEDKEECETPSEKEKAKEKDEGKEVDSDKTEDAEESVSPGQKAEGKEENDLKEAEEKDTTDTPGTTTEEKSKEETKQTSKQDAELKEEKSEAEKVAEEEREKETPTATTDAKDKSEVADTKKEEAKGEKDAGKEAKAAKEEAPKGNGKPPAERPRFMFNIADGGFTELHTLWQNEERAAISSGKMNEIWHRRHDFWLLAGIVIHGYARWQDIQNDPQFAIVNEPFKSQANKGNFLEMKNKFLARRFKLLEQALVIEEQLRRAAYLNMTQDPSHPAMALNARFAEVECLAESHQHLSKESLAGNKPANAVLHKVLNQLEELLSDMKADVTRLPATLSRVPPIAARLQMSERSILSRLASKGTETHTPPPILPGPYATPQNYGAPFTPAPPSALHMGGANYSQMPPGSFISEAAAAAGATGGAAGGAAGGPTAASVCQKTKEHDVVQRQRVVDLWKDGKSEGAIGLELRMPKSTVHSIIVKYRLSNTVENLPRNGRPKKT, from the exons atgtcctctcctctccggcgccgtgaggaggaagacgagggcaTGGTGGTTCGTTCCGAGGGAGGAGGTTTcgacgaagacgacgacggcggcggtgGAGACGGAGACCTGGACGAGGACGCAAGCGACATAAACTCGCCGGCGGCGCCTCTGGAAACTGCAACACCAGCCGCGCCAG TCGAAGAGGCAGAGCTATCCGACAGAGAGGTCCCGTGCAGGAAGAAAGGACGGcccaagaaaaagaaggacGCAAAGAAGAAGGACAAAGAGGGGAAGcctgccaaaacaaaaaaacgcaaGAAGATT GACAGCGATGTAGAGAGAGActcggacagagagagaggccacGGCGAGAACTCGGACAGTGTCGCTAGCGACTATGGATccggtgagaagaagaaaaagaagaagcataaagaacggaaagaaaagaaaaccaagaagaagaaaaaagatgacgGGGACCGAGACAGCAGTCAAGAGGAGACCACAAAG CAGCCCACGGAGCAGAAGAACTCGGCCCAGCTGGCGAAGGAGTGGGGTCTGGAGGATGTTGATCATACCTTCACTGAGGAAGACTACAGGGAACTCACCAACTACAAAGCCTTCAGCCAGTTCATGCG GCCGATGATAGCCAAGAAGAACCCCAAGATCCCCATGTCAAAGATGATGACCATCTTGGGGGCCAAATGGAGGGAGTTCAGCTCGAACAACCCCTTCAAGGGCAACGCCGCCGCGGTTGCGGCAGCTGCCGCGGCCGCTGCCATCGCTGTCGCCGAGCAGGTCTCTGCGGCGACCGCCTCGCCTGAGCCGCCGCCACCGCAGCCGCTACCACCGATCAGAAAGGCCAAGACGAAAGAGGGCAAAG GCCCTGGCTACAAGAAGCGCAGCAAAAGCCCTCGAGTCCCTGACAAGAAAAAGGCTCAAGCAAAGGCTAAAAAGATGGCACCCATTCGTATCAAACTGTCGCCCATCGGcgccaagaggaagaagagctgCTCA AGCGAGGACGTGGATGAGGACGAGTCCGAGCAGGAGGACTCCAGCGTTCACAGCTCCTCGGTGCGCTCCGACAGCTCGGGTCGcgtgaagaaaaacaagcgaGGGCGGCctgccaagaagaagaagaaga TCCCcggtgaagaggagggggagggctaCGAGACGGACCATCAGGACTACTGCGAGGTGTGTCAGCAGGGCGGAGAGATCATCCTGTGTGACACATGTCCCCGAGCTTACCACCTCGTCTGCCTTGAGCCGGAGCTGGACAAGGCCCCCGAAGGCAAATGGAGCTGCCCACACTGC GAAAAAGAAGGAATCCAGTGGGAGGCGAAGGATGAGGAATTCGAGGACTTCGAGGAGGACAGCGAGGACAGAGTGATATCAGAGGTCGCGGTTGGGGTACCCACcggggccgaggaggaggatgacgaccACATGGAGTTCTGTCGGGTGTGCAAAGACGGAGGTGAACTGCTGTGTTGCGACACCTGCACCTCGTCCTACCACATCCACTGTCTGAACCCGCCGCTGCCAGAGATCCCCAACGGAGAGTGGCTGTGTCCAAGATGCACG TGTCCGCCGATTAAAGGTCGCGTCCAGAAGATCCTCCACTGGCATTGGGGAGAACCTCCGCCTCCCATTCCTGTTCCCCCGGCTCCCGACGCCCCACCCGACGCCCCTCCGCCACCACCCATGAAGGGCAGAGCCGAGCGGGAGTTCTTTGTCAAGCTGGTCGCGCAGTCCTACTGGCACTGCACATGGATCACTGAGCTCCAG CTGGAGATCTTCCACTCGGTGATGTACAGAAACTACCAGAGGAAGACGGACATGGACGAGCCTCCGAGTCTGGATTATGGCTCAGGAGCCGAGGACGAGAACGGAGTGGGAAAGAGCGAAAAGAGGAGGGCCAAGGATCCTGAGTACGCAATCATGGAAGACAAGTACTACAAATATGGCATCAAGCCCGAGTGGATGATGATCCACCGTATCATCAACCACAG TTTGGACAAGAAGGGGATGTACCACTACCTGGTCAAGTGGCGTGACCTGACCTACGACCAGTGTACCTGGGAGAGAGACGACCTGGACATCCCTGATTTTGCAATTTACAAGGCCAACTACTGGAGGCACAG GGATGCAATAATGAAGGAGGATCCAGACAAAtccaggaggatgaggagcaagaaccaggagggtgaagaggagtcTCCTGTCTCGCCCGTCACTGAC CCAACGATAAAATACGACGAGCAGCCAGACTTTGTCACATCGACAGGTGGGACGCTGCATCTGTACCAGCTGGAGGGTCTGAACTGGCTGCGGTTTTCCTGGGCGCAGGGCACCGACACCATCCTAGCAGATGAGATGGGCCTGGGCAAGACCATCCAGACCATCGTCTTCCTCTACTCGCTGTTCAAAGAG GGACACACCAAGGGCCCGTTCCTGGTCAGTGCTCCGCTCTCCACCATCATCAACTGGGAGAGGGAGTTCGAGATGTGGGCCCCTGATTTCTACGTGGTGACTTACACGGGAGACAAGGACAGTCGAGCGATTATCAGGGAGAACGAGTTGTCCTTCGACGACACTGCcgtcagaggaggaaagaaggcCTTTAAACtgagg AGGGATGTTCCGATTAAATTCCACGTGCTGCTGACTTCCTATGAGTTGGTGACCATCGACCAGACGGCGCTCAAGTCCATCGACTGGGCCTGTCTGGTGGTGGACGAGGCTCACCGCCTGAAGAACAACCAGTCCAAG TTTTTCCGGCGGCTGAACGACTATAAGATCGaccacaagctgctgctgacggGAACTCCTCTTCAGAACAACCTGGAGGAACTGTTCCACCTGCTCAACTTCCTCACGCCCAACCGCTTCAA TAACCTTGACGGATTCCTGGAAGAGTTCGCCGACATCTCCAAGGAGGACCAGATCAAGAAGCTCCACGACCTGCTGGGGCCTCACATGCTGCGGAGGCTGAAGGCCGACGTCTTCAAGAACATGCCCGCCAAAACTGAGCTGATTGTTAGAGTGGAGCTGAGCCCCATGCAGAA GAAATACTACAAGCTGATTTTGACCAAAAACTTTGAGGCTCTGAACTCAAAGGGTGGAGGAAACCAGGTCTCCCTGCTCAACATCATGATGGACCTAAAGAAGTGCTGCAACCACCCCTACCTCTTCCCTGTTGCCTCCATG GAAGCGCAGAAAACGCCGAGCGGTGCTTACGAGGGGACGGCCCTCACTAAGGCTTCTGGGAAACTGACATTGATGCAGAAGATGCTGAGGAAGCTGAAAGAGCAAGGGCACCGAGTACTGGTCTTCTCACAG ATGACTAAAATGCTGGACTTATTAGAAGACTTCCTGGACTACGAAGGCTACAAGTATGAGAGAATCGACGGAGGCGTCACGGGAGCGCTGAGACAAGAGGCCATTGACCGCTTCAATG CTCCTGGTGCTTGCCAGTTTTGTTTCTTGCTCTCCACCCGAGCCGGAGGTTTGGGCATCAACTTGGCCACAGCCGACACAGTCGTCATCTTCGACTCGGACTGGAACCCTCACAACGACATACAG GCGTTCAGTCGAGCCCATCGAATCGGACAGGCCAACAAGGTGATGATCTACCGCTTTGTGACCCGGGCCAGCGTGGAGGAGCGGATCACCCAGGTTGCCAAGAGGAAAATGATGCTGACCCACCTGGTGGTCCGGCCGGGCCTGGGATCCAAGGCCGGCTCCATGTCCAAACAGGAACTGGACGACATCCTCAAGTTTGGAACAGAGGAGCTCTTCAAGGATGAGGGAGAAg GTATGAAAAATAATGCTGGGGATAAAGTTGAGGACGAGGGCAATGTGATCCACTACGACAGCACTGCCATCGAGCGGCTGCTGGACCGAAGCCAAGACGCCACGGACGACTCGGACGTCCAGAACATGAACGAGTACCTCAGCTCCTTCAAAGTGGCCCAGTACATGGTCCGAGAGGAGGATAAG ATCGAGGAGATCGAGCGAGAGATCATCAAGCAGGAGGAGAACGTGGATCCGGATTATTGGGAGAAACTGCTGCGGCATCActacgagcagcagcaggaggaccTCGCCAGCAAACTGGGTAAAGGCAAGAGGAACCGCAAGCCTGTCAACTACAACGACGCCGCGCAGGAGGACCAAG AATGGCATGCTGACATTTCAGATAACCAGTCCGAGTATTCAGTGggctctgaggaggaggacgaggacttTGACGATCGACCAGAAG GCCGAAGGCAGTCGCGCCGCCAGTTGAGGAATGAGAAGGATAaacctctgcctcctctcctggcCAGAGTCGGCGGCAACCTTGAG GTGCTGGGCTTCAACACACGCCAGAGGAAGGCTTTCCTGAATGCCGTGATGCGCTGGGGGATGCCGTCCCAGGACGCTTTCTCCTCCCAGTGGCTGGTGAGGGACCTAAGGGGCAAGACTGAAAAAGAATTTAA AGCGTACGTGTCTCTCTTTATGCGTCATCTGTGCGAGCCGGTGGCCGACGGCGCCGAGACGTTCGCGGACGGCGTTCCGAGGGAGGGCCTGTGCCGCCAGCCGGTCCTCACCCGAATCGGCGTCATGTCCCTCGTCAAGAAGAAG ATCCAGGAGTTTGAGCACATCAACGGGCGGTGGAGTCTTCCAGAGCTCAAGCCTGAGGTCAGCGTGGACAAATCCTCCTCCAGGGCGTCCTCTCCTGCAGTGAAGACCGCCACGCCCACCCCCGAGGCCAGCTACAACAACACACCGTGCACCTCCACGCCAG CGACCCCTGCTCCAGTAGACAAGCTAGAAAAGAacggaaaagagggagagaaggaggaggacaaagaggaatgTGAGACCCCGTCGGAGAAAGAGAAAGCGAAGGAGAAGGATGAGGGCAAAGAGGTGGACAGCGACAAGACCGAAGACGCTGAAGAG AGTGTGTCTCCTGGTCAAAAAGCTGAAGGCAAAGAGGAGAACGACCTGaaagaggcggaggagaaagacacaacGGATACTCCGGGCACCACgacagaggaaaagagcaaagaagagaCGAAACAAACATCGAAGCAAGACGCAGAGTTAAAAGAGGAGAAATCgg AAGCTGAGAaggtggcagaggaggagagggaaaaagagacgCCCACGGCAACGACAGATGCCAAGGATAAGTCCGAGGTGGCTGACACGAAGAAAG AGGAGGCCAAAGGTGAAAAGGATGCTGGCAAAGAAGCCAAAGCGGCTAAGGAGGAGGCACCCAAGGGTAATGGGAAGCCGCCGGCTGAGCGGCCGCGCTTCATGTTCAACATCGCCGACGGAGGCTTCACCG AGCTGCACACACTCTGGCAGAATGAGGAGCGGGCTGCCATCTCCTCGGGGAAGATGAACGAGATCTGGCACCGCCGCCACGACTTCTGGCTGCTGGCGGGAATCGTGAT TCACGGCTACGCCCGGTGGCAGGACATCCAGAACGATCCCCAGTTCGCCATCGTCAACGAACCCTTCAAGTCGCAGGCGAATAAAGGAAACTTCCTGGAGATGAAGAACAAGTTTCTTGCTCGACGCTTTAAG TTGTTGGAGCAGGCGCTCGTGATAGAGGAGCAACTGCGGCGGGCGGCCTACCTGAACATGACCCAGGACCCCAGCCACCCAGCCATGGCGCTCAATGCTCGCTTCGCAGAGGTGGAGTGCCTGGCGGAGTCGCACCAGCACCTCAGCAAGGAGTCGCTGGCAGGAAACAAGCCGGCCAACGCTGTCCTGCACAAAG TGTTGaaccagctggaggagctgctgagcGACATGAAGGCCGACGTGACGCGGCTGCCCGCAACGCTGTCCAGGGTGCCGCCAATCGCCGCCCGCCTGCAAATGTCCGAGCGGAGCATCCTCAGCCGGCTGGCCAGCAAGGGCACGGAGACGCACACGCCCCCG CCCATACTGCCTGGACCCTACGCCACCCCTCAGAACTACGGAGCACCCTTCACCCCAGCCCCCCCGAGCGCCCTGCACATGGGAGGTGCCAACTACAGTCAGATGCCACCCGGGTCGTTCATATCAG